TATTCCAAAGGTGACCAAAAATTGCAAAATCACACATAGGAGAGGAGATAAAGAACACCAATTCAGTGAAAATCACTCACCGCCCCAACAAAAACCAGCAATTCCAACAGCGGAAACACCTTTTCTTCTTAAGGCTTCAATGATAGGTTTTGCTTCTTCAGAAGGTTTTCCCTACAAATTTAATATGCAATGTAAGCATCACACAGAATGCAGTGCAACTTTCATACAAGTCACAAGTTGTAACATGTGAATCCTCTGTCAAAATCAGAACAAGAAAGTATAATTAAGTAAGAATTAACCGGTTCATGATCTTTTAACCAAACACGGGTTGGCCTCGACAAATTCTTAGGATCATAAGGATCATCATGCAAGAAGTCAGGAACCAGGACATAATACCCATGAGCTGCAACCTTGTCTGCAATTTTCCTTCACAATACATAACAGATAACATTGATCAACACGGAACACATTACATTAAATCGTTAAATCAACTGCGAGCTTCATTTGTGATTTagacattaaattattaaactaaatgAGTGTTTAATTTGTGGTTTAGACGTTGAAttgttaaatgaaatttaatttaagcaCCATACCTTAGCAGAGGTGCTTTAAATCCTGCAAAACAGAGATTGAGCGCCTGAAGTTAAATGAAGATAATAAAACTGATACACAAAACAAGGAAGTAAGAGAAAGCAATATGAGTAAAACTGATATGCTACAGCAAAACCGAAAGGAGCGAAATCACATATACATAAACATCGAACTGAATTATTCACACAGAAAGACTCGAATTATcgaaagagaagaagattgtTGAATACCGTAAACATCAGAAACAAGAAGAATGGCAAGAACGGCGAGAGGAGAACCGGTGACGTAGGAGTTAACACCACCGACATTGACAACATGGCCAACGCCGCTCGAAGCGTTGAGAATAGGAGCGTTTGAAAAGCATCCACTTCCTACCATTTCTCTCTCTGTTTTCTTCCCTATGCTATGCTCTTCCCTCTACTCTTATATTTATAGGAAAGGGATTCTCTCCTACACGATTTCTCTGTGACCCTTTTCCACGTCTTTTACAAGCCGTTTGATGAAATCAAACTAACGGttgaaatgaaaattagaattaaaatatattatgctttcctctctcttttatatctttccataaagttgaaaaataactttttttctctttattactagtttaaataaataaatgcattTAACAAGagtaaacatttaaaatattaaaaaggttcAAATATTCAATGTATCACATATCTTTTTTGTATCCGTGTATGAAGATAGAGTTGAGAAAAATGGtcttttttactaatttgggtttgtttttgaatttattataaaaaattattattattattatttttattattataattatagaattaatttttaactttattgtaaatattttttatttattttgtatgtagttttataattaaaaaaatgttcagtttagaaaaatagtcaaatatatattttggattgtTACATTGTTAgaatttcttttagaaaaacaaagaaaatataatattattttaatgaaatatttatgaaattttctaCTTCACCTTACTGTAAAAGtacaaataacaaaaatgtaattaatattgttttaccagacatatcaAAGGATTGGAgggaatattaaataaacttcattacattaactaaaaaataataataataacacacactttattgaatattattaaataaaattggcaTTACATTAAAGAGAATGCCCTCAAAGTCTAATCTCTATGAAGAAAAGCTTTGAACCATTTTGCGGATTGTTTGGCATGTCGCTTCAAACCACTTTTGTGATCCACAAAGTTTAGTCCAAATCGAACTACATAGCCGTCTTTCCATTCAAAGTTGTCTAACAATGACCATGCAAAGTATCCTTTTACGGTTACGCCATCCcttataaaatcaacaaaaataaatttaaattagagttaacaaaaataaatattattgtgtgAAAAATGATGAATTTACCTGATTGCCGAGAGTAGATAATAAAGATGGCggtaaaaataatcaattctgTAAGTATCTTGAAGCATTTCTTTAACAGATAATGTTGGATCAGTGTAAATATCACCCATGCCtgttaataaaaagtaatatacaTTTATGTcagaacaaaataatataaagattcaaactttatattgaaattcttatttttgaataattttgttcaaatattcACTTTTTGAAGACAATACAAatgaattttgatataattaccATTTTCTGTGATGTAGATCAAAGGTCTATTGTAAACATTATTGGTATGAAGCAACAGTTTTCTAAGTCCTTTGGGGTAGACATATAACCAACTTGGACCAAACTGCAAGTATAATTACAAATCaagttatataaaaacaaaataactaaTAACAATATAACATTATGTTTCTACAATTTGACATGAACAAATTCATACCCGTGGACCAATAGGAACTCCGTTGCGAACAGCtgataaatgaaaatgaaagaaaaatgagattttCCTATACTCAACCTTTATAacttaaataattgatatataaaaggTTTCTCACTTATTTGATTGACATTAGCATCTGTAGTGTAACTAGGTTTGTTGGCTTTGGATGTATTGGCAGCATAGTTAGTGGTGTAATAGTTCAGTCCAAGAAAATCATATGAACCAGCAACAAGTTTTGCTTCATGTTTTGAAAACTTGGGCAACCTTTTACCAACTAAAGAACGCATGCTCTTTGGATATCTTCCATATGTCAATGGCTCCATCCATGTACCTTAATTATTGTTACATACGGAAATATCAAATTTGAGAATGGTTGAAAACAAAAGACATAATACTGTCTTCAATATTAATGTGTGTTCTGGTGTAGAGTTAAGCACTTACCATCCAAACATGAAGTCAACTGCTCTTATGGCTGCTTCTTTATCAGCTTCACTATTTGAATATGGTTCATACCAATTCGAATTAAGTGTTATTCCGATGACTCCTATCTGAGTGCTCTGCATAAAGTGTTTTGAATGTTAATTAAATAGTAAGAGTGTTATACCAGAATATTTGAGTTCTCACATCAATGTGGAtatctaataaaatatgaagatttaaaactaaaaacctGAAATTTGCTCTTGTAGAC
This region of Vigna unguiculata cultivar IT97K-499-35 chromosome 5, ASM411807v1, whole genome shotgun sequence genomic DNA includes:
- the LOC114183692 gene encoding endo-1,3;1,4-beta-D-glucanase-like, which gives rise to MVGSGCFSNAPILNASSGVGHVVNVGGVNSYVTGSPLAVLAILLVSDVYGFKAPLLRKIADKVAAHGYYVLVPDFLHDDPYDPKNLSRPTRVWLKDHEPGKPSEEAKPIIEALRRKGVSAVGIAGFCWGAKIVTNLARPELIQASVLLHPSYITVDDIRGVNVPIAILGAEHDSLSPPKLLKQFEEVLKAKPQIDSYVKVFPNVSHGWTLRYDPTDPKAAMAAGKAHTIMINWFDKHLKK
- the LOC114183693 gene encoding beta-glucosidase 24-like; its protein translation is MAREGFILLVFFALTTLSPIGFAQHQSYVVETLSLNRSSFPTGFVFGTASSAYQYEGAANEGGRGPSIWDAYTHKYPEKIRGESNGDVAVDQYHRYKEDVQIMKNMNMDAYRLFISWSRILPNGKLSGGINPEGIRYYNNLIDNLLANGIEPYVTLFHWDLPQTLEEEYGGFLSRRVVDDFRDYAEICFKHFGNRVKYWITLNEPWTFTNTGYAVGSFPPGRCSKWLDSTCFGGDSGTEPYIASHNLILAHAAAVHVYKSKFQSTQIGVIGITLNSNWYEPYSNSEADKEAAIRAVDFMFGWWMEPLTYGRYPKSMRSLVGKRLPKFSKHEAKLVAGSYDFLGLNYYTTNYAANTSKANKPSYTTDANVNQITVRNGVPIGPRFGPSWLYVYPKGLRKLLLHTNNVYNRPLIYITENGMGDIYTDPTLSVKEMLQDTYRIDYFYRHLYYLLSAIRDGVTVKGYFAWSLLDNFEWKDGYVVRFGLNFVDHKSGLKRHAKQSAKWFKAFLHRD